TACACTGGGGCTCAACAGCGCAAAGCAAATAAAAATCTTCGATGCGCCTTTGTCTGAGGCTTGGGAGGCGCTTCTTAAAAGTGTATCCAATTTGCGTTTTAGGGTAGAATACGTCGATGAGGCCAAAAGGGTTGTTATATTCAGTTCTGGATTTAGTCTGCTATCTTCTGGGACGAGGCTCGGTTTTAAACTGAACGAATCAGGTGAGAGCATGACCGAGGTAATAGGGAAGGCAAAAGCCAAAGGCATAGCCTTGATCGATTACGGCAGGAGCGGCAGGGAGCTCGATAAGGTCTTTTCTTCCATGGAGGACCTCTTAAAGCGACCCGCTACGCGTGCGTGAGGACATAACGAGAATGAATTGTAGCTTTATGCTAAACATTTTTATTATGTTGGCACAGCAATCGTGAGTTGTTTGACATATAAAAGAGGGGCGCATGGCTCACCCCTCTTTTATATGTATATGAGTTTTTAAGATTTCTTTAAGCTGGCCCCCAGTGCAAAAGCTGTAACACCACAAGCGCTATCGCAGCAAGCACGAGCTGGATGGCTATGAGAGGCGCGGCCCACTTTACATACTTCTCGTAGGGAATACCAGATAATCCCAAGCATCCCATGAGCACGCTTGCCGTAGGGATGATGCAGTTTGTAAAGCCGTCACCGAATTGGAACGCTTGCACAGCCACCTGGCGAGTGATTCCCGTGAGGTCTGCCAAAGGTACCATGATGGGCATTACGGTAACGGCCTGCCCAGAACCTGAAGGAATGAAAAAGTTGATGACGATGTTTGCGAAAAACATAAACACTGCTCCCACCACAGGTCCGAACATTGCAATAGGAAGGGAAAGGTAATACACAACGGTGTCGATGATCTTTCCGTCAGTCATGACGACGGAAATCCCCCTTGCCATGCCTATAACCAAAGCTGCGTAGGCCATTGAGCTGCATCCCTTAACGAAAGCTATCGATGTTCCGTTGATGCCCAGTCCTCCGAGTAGGCCGCAAAAGACCGCAACCATGAGGAATACCACCGAATAATGGTCTATTCCCCATTGAAGCCGCAGCGATCCGTAAATGATGGCTCCAAACGCTACAACCACGATCGCGGTGCATATCATGTGTCTTGTCGTCATGGCCTCTTTTTCTTCGAAGATGTTGTTTTGGGCCGAAGGCTCTTCAATAGAGTAGGTTAGGCTATTGGTCGGATCAGCCTTTATTTTTTTGATATACAGGTAAACAAAACCGAAGACGAGTATGTAATTTACTACGTGGAAGAACACCCTCACGCCAAACCCAGAAAACATTGGAAGCTCAGCTATGGTGTGGGCGATACCAACGGTGAACACGTTGCCCCACCCGACGTTGAAGCCGATGTAAGAACCGAGGTATATCATGGCAAATCCTACCACGTTATCGTAACCAAGACCTTTAGCGAGCACTATCCCAAGAGGGATCAAAGCTACCACCGGGTTGGCGAAAACACCAGTGGCACCTCCGATGGACATGAGAAACATGATGATGGCTACAGCCCATAT
This genomic stretch from Acetomicrobium sp. S15 = DSM 107314 harbors:
- a CDS encoding YfcC family protein, whose translation is MSDRVKKSKIPHVFALMFIITILMAVLTWIVPAGQYERVKEGTITKVVADSFRIVDPNPQGFWDVFNAVVKGWIQSASMIFMVFFVGGAIKILEETGTIRVGMNHIIHKLKGKEIWAVAIIMFLMSIGGATGVFANPVVALIPLGIVLAKGLGYDNVVGFAMIYLGSYIGFNVGWGNVFTVGIAHTIAELPMFSGFGVRVFFHVVNYILVFGFVYLYIKKIKADPTNSLTYSIEEPSAQNNIFEEKEAMTTRHMICTAIVVVAFGAIIYGSLRLQWGIDHYSVVFLMVAVFCGLLGGLGINGTSIAFVKGCSSMAYAALVIGMARGISVVMTDGKIIDTVVYYLSLPIAMFGPVVGAVFMFFANIVINFFIPSGSGQAVTVMPIMVPLADLTGITRQVAVQAFQFGDGFTNCIIPTASVLMGCLGLSGIPYEKYVKWAAPLIAIQLVLAAIALVVLQLLHWGPA